One Lottiidibacillus patelloidae DNA segment encodes these proteins:
- the spoIIIAA gene encoding stage III sporulation protein AA has translation MKHILSILPPSIKACIENCSQKDLIEEIRVRIDHPLELIISGMPKYPLVNNKPYIASHDDGIHLLNHLSQFSLYTLDEELKKGYITIKGGHRVGLAGKVITENGFVKAIREISSFNIRIAKQIIGIANKYLPFLYERQWQNTLLIGPPKTGKTTLLRDIARVISEGIPERKIASEKVGIVDERSEIAGSVKGVPQHNLGHRVDVLDACPKAEGMMMLIRSMSPDVIIVDEIGRKEDCDAIIEAIHAGVKIIVTAHGKNTDEVMNRPTLKPLFQDKVFQRYFELGDTKKPGYVTNVKDQQLRDLSLSLNEPKVLVKR, from the coding sequence ATGAAACATATCCTATCAATACTGCCACCTTCGATTAAAGCTTGTATCGAAAATTGCAGTCAAAAAGATTTAATAGAGGAGATACGGGTTAGAATTGATCATCCATTAGAATTAATTATTAGTGGAATGCCAAAATACCCTCTTGTGAATAACAAGCCTTATATTGCAAGCCATGACGATGGCATTCATCTACTGAATCACCTTAGTCAATTTTCACTTTATACATTAGATGAAGAGTTAAAAAAGGGTTACATCACCATTAAAGGTGGACATCGAGTTGGCTTAGCAGGAAAGGTAATCACAGAAAATGGCTTTGTCAAAGCAATAAGGGAGATTAGCTCATTTAATATTCGGATAGCAAAGCAAATAATCGGCATAGCGAATAAATACTTGCCTTTTTTATATGAACGACAATGGCAAAATACTTTACTTATAGGTCCTCCGAAAACTGGTAAAACAACGCTCCTAAGGGATATTGCAAGGGTTATCAGTGAAGGGATTCCAGAAAGAAAAATAGCGTCTGAAAAGGTAGGAATTGTTGATGAGCGTTCAGAAATTGCCGGAAGTGTGAAAGGGGTACCGCAACATAATTTAGGACATCGAGTCGATGTTTTAGATGCTTGCCCTAAAGCAGAAGGAATGATGATGCTTATACGTTCAATGAGCCCTGACGTCATTATTGTTGATGAAATAGGAAGAAAAGAAGATTGTGATGCAATCATTGAAGCAATTCATGCAGGGGTGAAAATAATTGTAACGGCTCACGGGAAAAACACAGATGAAGTTATGAATCGGCCAACCTTAAAACCTCTGTTTCAAGATAAAGTTTTTCAACGCTATTTTGAGTTAGGAGATACAAAAAAACCAGGTTATGTAACGAATGTGAAGGATCAGCAATTACGTGATTTATCACTTTCCTTAAACGAGCCAAAGGTGTTGGTGAAACGATGA
- a CDS encoding YqhV family protein, with translation MKKWLSHIEPTILSMAGLRLLSGLIEFSAAIVMLLLNDVKKALAINAILATIGPVIFLLTMTLGLIYMADELSFQKLFFIASGVGLILIGLYR, from the coding sequence ATGAAAAAATGGCTTTCACATATTGAACCTACAATTTTATCAATGGCAGGGTTACGCCTATTATCGGGATTAATAGAATTTTCAGCTGCAATTGTCATGCTTCTATTAAATGATGTTAAAAAAGCGTTAGCGATAAACGCAATATTAGCTACGATTGGACCTGTCATCTTTCTTTTAACGATGACGTTAGGGTTAATTTATATGGCAGATGAACTCTCGTTTCAAAAGCTCTTCTTTATAGCTTCAGGAGTAGGTTTAATTTTAATAGGTTTGTACAGATAA
- the efp gene encoding elongation factor P, which translates to MVSVNDFRTGLTIEVDGGIWQVLEFQHVKPGKGAAFVRSKLRNLRTGSIQEKTFRGGEKVSKARIENRKMQYLYASGDTHAFMDLNSYEQIELPAAQIEHELKYLKENMEVAIMTYEGETLGVELPKSVELQVTETEPGIKGDTASGGTKPATLETGLIVQVPFFINEGETLIINTTEGKYVSRAQS; encoded by the coding sequence ATGGTATCAGTAAATGATTTTCGTACAGGATTAACAATTGAGGTAGACGGTGGAATTTGGCAAGTGTTAGAATTCCAACACGTAAAGCCAGGAAAAGGAGCAGCATTTGTACGCTCTAAACTACGTAACTTACGTACAGGTTCAATCCAAGAAAAAACGTTCCGAGGCGGAGAAAAAGTTTCAAAAGCTCGTATTGAAAACCGCAAAATGCAGTACCTATATGCTAGTGGTGACACACATGCATTTATGGACTTAAACTCATATGAGCAAATTGAATTACCAGCTGCTCAAATTGAACATGAATTAAAGTATTTAAAGGAAAACATGGAAGTAGCTATCATGACATATGAAGGTGAAACATTAGGGGTTGAACTTCCTAAATCTGTTGAACTTCAAGTAACAGAAACGGAGCCAGGAATTAAAGGTGATACTGCTTCTGGTGGTACAAAGCCAGCTACACTTGAAACTGGTTTAATTGTACAAGTTCCTTTCTTCATAAACGAAGGGGAAACACTAATTATTAATACGACTGAAGGAAAATACGTTTCACGCGCTCAGTCTTAA
- a CDS encoding M24 family metallopeptidase — MGKLERIRDKFKEYGIDGLLITSGYNRRYATGFTGTAGVVLISEKEAKFITDFRYIDQAKEQATEFEIVQHTGPIIDEVGKEAAAMGITKLGFEQDHMTFSVYRAYEKAINGTLIPISQLVEKLRMIKDADELKTLQEATEIADAAFDHILTYIKPGISELDVSNELEFFMRKQGAISSSFDIIVASGYRSALPHGVASDKIIETGEFVTLDFGAYYKGYCSDITRTISVGEPGEELRKIYDVVLQAQLKGMAGIKPGITGIQADALTRDHIKAAGYGEYFGHSTGHGIGLEVHEGPGLSFKSETVLQPGMVVTVEPGIYISGLGGVRIEDDTVVTETGNKSLSHSTKELIIL, encoded by the coding sequence ATGGGGAAATTAGAAAGAATTCGTGATAAGTTTAAAGAATACGGCATTGATGGACTTTTAATTACTAGTGGCTACAATCGTCGTTATGCAACTGGGTTTACAGGTACTGCAGGAGTTGTATTAATTTCAGAAAAAGAAGCGAAGTTTATTACTGACTTCCGTTATATTGATCAAGCAAAAGAACAAGCAACAGAATTTGAAATTGTTCAACATACTGGCCCTATCATTGATGAAGTTGGGAAAGAAGCAGCAGCAATGGGTATCACTAAGTTAGGTTTTGAACAAGACCATATGACATTTAGTGTTTATCGTGCTTATGAAAAGGCAATTAATGGGACGCTTATTCCTATTTCTCAATTAGTTGAAAAGCTACGAATGATTAAAGATGCAGACGAGCTTAAAACGTTACAAGAAGCAACAGAAATTGCAGATGCAGCGTTTGATCACATCTTAACTTACATAAAACCAGGAATTAGTGAACTTGATGTTTCCAATGAATTAGAGTTCTTCATGAGAAAACAAGGGGCTATTTCTTCATCATTTGATATTATTGTAGCTTCTGGGTATCGTTCAGCACTACCACACGGTGTAGCGTCTGATAAAATCATTGAAACTGGAGAGTTTGTAACGTTAGACTTTGGTGCGTACTATAAAGGGTACTGCTCAGATATTACACGTACTATTTCAGTTGGTGAGCCTGGAGAAGAATTACGTAAAATTTACGATGTAGTTCTACAAGCGCAATTAAAAGGTATGGCTGGTATTAAACCAGGTATTACAGGGATTCAAGCAGATGCATTAACTAGAGATCACATTAAAGCAGCTGGATATGGGGAATATTTCGGACACTCGACTGGTCATGGTATCGGTTTAGAAGTACACGAAGGACCAGGACTATCATTTAAGTCTGAAACTGTTCTTCAACCAGGAATGGTAGTTACTGTAGAACCTGGTATTTACATTTCAGGTTTAGGTGGCGTCCGTATTGAAGATGATACAGTGGTAACTGAAACGGGAAATAAATCATTATCTCACTCAACAAAAGAGTTAATTATTTTATAA
- the aroQ gene encoding type II 3-dehydroquinate dehydratase codes for MKILVINGPNLNKLGHRDQQVYGTKSFEQLLEKIHSFADVNDFEVVCKQSNYEGQIIDWLQESEIFDGVVLNAGAFTHYSYAIRDAIADTQVPVIEVHISNVHNREGFRHQSVLAPVTNGQITGLGFQSYTLACLAIKNIVEGD; via the coding sequence ATGAAAATACTAGTAATAAATGGACCAAATTTAAACAAACTAGGTCATCGTGATCAGCAAGTTTACGGAACGAAATCTTTTGAGCAACTACTCGAAAAGATACATTCTTTTGCGGATGTTAACGATTTTGAAGTAGTATGTAAACAGTCCAATTACGAAGGACAAATAATTGATTGGTTGCAAGAAAGTGAAATCTTTGATGGGGTTGTCTTGAATGCAGGAGCATTTACTCATTATAGCTATGCAATAAGAGACGCTATAGCTGATACGCAAGTACCTGTCATTGAAGTTCATATCTCAAATGTACATAATCGAGAGGGATTTAGACACCAATCAGTTCTTGCTCCCGTGACGAATGGGCAAATTACAGGCTTAGGATTTCAAAGTTATACTTTAGCTTGTTTAGCTATTAAAAATATCGTTGAGGGGGATTAA
- a CDS encoding YqhR family membrane protein, whose translation MAKEKLEQNQQEQPMSPLVKAMITGVVGGIFWSLLGYVAYIFSFTKLGPALVLQPWAVGDWKTGVLGQFIGIVAIGVLSIPVALIYKGLFSKIEGMWLGIVYGVGLWALVFFIFNPLFQDLKSVKELGWSTNITTICLYILYGVFIGYSISFDYKEMNREKSSEMYSN comes from the coding sequence ATGGCAAAAGAAAAACTAGAACAAAATCAGCAAGAACAACCAATGTCACCACTTGTAAAAGCAATGATAACTGGAGTAGTAGGAGGAATTTTTTGGAGTTTACTCGGTTATGTTGCTTACATATTTAGCTTTACTAAGCTTGGTCCAGCATTAGTTTTGCAACCGTGGGCTGTTGGTGACTGGAAGACAGGAGTTTTAGGCCAATTTATCGGAATAGTTGCCATCGGAGTATTATCCATTCCAGTTGCACTAATTTATAAAGGCCTATTTTCAAAGATTGAAGGCATGTGGTTAGGAATCGTTTATGGTGTTGGATTATGGGCGCTCGTTTTCTTCATTTTCAATCCACTATTTCAAGATCTGAAATCTGTAAAAGAGCTTGGATGGTCCACAAATATTACAACAATATGTTTATATATTTTATATGGAGTTTTTATCGGATATTCCATTTCTTTTGATTATAAAGAAATGAATCGTGAGAAATCGTCAGAAATGTATTCAAATTAA
- a CDS encoding DUF1385 domain-containing protein has protein sequence MTNKKQSAYGGQAIVEGVMFNGKHCTVSAIRRKDNSIDYFTQEKQERPVLNKLKKVPFLRGLVAIVEASAIGSKHLTFASDRYDVDPKEEEKVFAEQKQSKMTLIFGAAFIGIISFIFAKLVFTGLPAIVAHTLKPIDIFSGHIAQNLVEGAIKFIFLLGYIYFISLTPLIKRVFQYHGAEHMVINAYEAKVPLTIKNVQNQSRLHYRCGSSFILFTVIVGIFIYLFVPSDPLLVRLAYRVALIPVVLGVAFEFLQLTNKLREVPVLRFIGYPGLWLQLLTTKKPDDDQVEVAIASFNKMLSLENELRDEKAV, from the coding sequence ATGACAAACAAAAAACAGTCAGCATATGGTGGCCAGGCAATCGTTGAAGGAGTAATGTTTAATGGGAAACATTGCACTGTTTCAGCTATTCGCCGCAAAGATAATTCCATCGATTATTTCACACAAGAGAAACAAGAACGACCAGTTTTAAATAAATTAAAAAAAGTTCCTTTTTTACGAGGGCTAGTTGCTATCGTTGAAGCAAGTGCTATCGGATCGAAACATTTAACATTTGCTAGCGACCGCTATGATGTTGATCCAAAAGAAGAAGAGAAAGTATTCGCAGAACAAAAGCAATCAAAAATGACATTGATCTTTGGTGCAGCTTTTATTGGAATCATTTCTTTCATTTTTGCTAAACTCGTTTTTACTGGTCTTCCTGCAATCGTGGCACACACACTTAAACCGATAGATATTTTCTCGGGACACATCGCACAAAACTTAGTGGAAGGTGCAATTAAGTTCATATTTTTACTCGGTTACATTTACTTTATATCGTTAACACCGTTAATTAAACGTGTTTTCCAATATCATGGTGCAGAGCACATGGTAATTAACGCTTATGAAGCAAAAGTTCCTTTAACTATTAAAAATGTTCAAAACCAATCTAGATTACATTATCGCTGTGGAAGTAGCTTTATCTTATTTACTGTCATTGTTGGTATTTTCATTTATTTATTTGTTCCTTCAGATCCATTGTTAGTAAGGCTAGCATATCGTGTTGCACTAATACCTGTTGTGTTAGGAGTAGCATTTGAGTTTCTTCAACTGACTAATAAGTTAAGAGAAGTTCCAGTATTACGTTTTATCGGATATCCTGGACTATGGTTACAGCTCTTAACTACAAAAAAACCTGATGATGACCAAGTTGAAGTAGCAATCGCTTCTTTTAACAAAATGTTAAGCCTTGAGAATGAATTAAGGGATGAAAAGGCAGTATAA
- a CDS encoding SA1362 family protein: MGNLRKNPIVLIILALAGIGLINILITNPSSLFMYLGIIVVSSIVLFTLFRFIQNRTGTGNRLGSKYRQAVKQSKKMHGKSNLKKAKRKRTHLTVIDGKKDKKKNGAV, from the coding sequence TTGGGTAACTTAAGAAAAAACCCAATAGTATTAATAATATTAGCATTAGCTGGAATTGGCTTAATTAATATACTCATAACAAATCCAAGTTCACTTTTTATGTATTTAGGTATCATTGTTGTCTCGTCTATTGTACTTTTTACCCTATTTCGCTTTATTCAAAACAGAACTGGAACTGGCAATAGACTCGGTAGCAAATATCGTCAAGCTGTCAAACAATCTAAAAAAATGCATGGAAAAAGTAATCTAAAAAAAGCGAAACGAAAAAGAACACATTTGACTGTCATTGACGGAAAAAAAGATAAAAAGAAAAATGGAGCAGTGTAA
- a CDS encoding patatin-like phospholipase family protein, with protein sequence MKINGVFSGGGIKAIALLGALEEVEKRGFTFNKVAGTSAGAIIASLIMAGYTTDEIKKLLLETKFTKLLDTRKSIFSYSVLKWISIYWRLGLYRGDALEKWLENILAKKGIKTFGDIKQGKLRIIASDLSKGRIMVLPDDLEDYGFLPEKFSVARAVRMSSSLPYFFEPIKLHTNEGENRIIVDGGVLSNFPIWLFEEQNGEKYPTIGFRLSPSLENVASRKIKNAFELYGALFDTMKDAHDARHIATSHEKNIIFIPVKDVVTTEFNITNDQKEKLLQLGKKCAEKFFKRWIY encoded by the coding sequence ATGAAAATTAATGGTGTTTTCTCCGGAGGAGGCATAAAAGCAATTGCTCTATTAGGTGCGTTAGAAGAAGTCGAGAAACGAGGCTTTACATTTAATAAAGTTGCTGGAACAAGTGCTGGTGCAATTATTGCATCATTAATAATGGCCGGATATACGACAGATGAAATTAAAAAATTATTGCTAGAAACGAAATTTACAAAATTGTTGGATACGCGAAAATCAATTTTTTCCTACTCAGTTTTAAAATGGATCAGTATTTATTGGCGCTTAGGTTTATACCGGGGAGATGCGTTAGAGAAGTGGTTAGAAAATATTCTAGCTAAAAAAGGAATAAAGACATTTGGTGACATAAAACAAGGAAAACTAAGAATTATAGCTTCTGACCTTTCAAAGGGAAGAATTATGGTTTTGCCAGATGACTTAGAGGATTATGGATTTTTACCTGAAAAGTTCTCTGTTGCTAGAGCTGTTAGGATGAGTAGTTCGCTACCTTATTTCTTTGAGCCGATAAAGTTGCACACGAATGAAGGAGAAAATCGAATTATCGTCGATGGCGGAGTATTAAGTAATTTTCCAATATGGTTGTTTGAGGAGCAGAATGGTGAAAAGTACCCAACAATCGGATTCCGCTTAAGCCCGTCATTGGAAAACGTGGCAAGTCGTAAAATAAAGAATGCATTTGAATTATATGGTGCATTATTTGATACGATGAAAGATGCTCATGATGCCAGACATATCGCTACATCTCATGAAAAGAACATTATCTTTATTCCTGTTAAGGATGTTGTTACGACTGAATTTAATATTACAAATGACCAAAAAGAAAAACTTTTACAGCTTGGAAAGAAATGTGCTGAAAAGTTTTTTAAAAGGTGGATTTATTAA
- the mntR gene encoding transcriptional regulator MntR translates to MPTPSMEDYIEQIYLLIEEKGYARVSDIAEALKVHPSSVTKMVQKLDKDDYLIYEKYRGLILTPKGKKVGKRLVDRHELLEQFLRVIGVDEKHIYEDVEGIEHHLSWDAIDRIGDLVQFFEDEQSRVEALKEIQKNKSED, encoded by the coding sequence ATGCCGACACCGAGTATGGAAGATTACATCGAACAAATATACTTACTTATTGAAGAGAAAGGTTATGCTCGAGTATCTGACATAGCTGAAGCACTTAAAGTCCATCCGTCATCAGTTACAAAGATGGTTCAAAAATTAGATAAAGATGATTATTTAATTTATGAAAAATATAGAGGGTTAATCTTAACGCCAAAGGGAAAAAAGGTTGGGAAAAGGCTCGTTGATCGACACGAGTTATTAGAACAATTTCTGCGAGTCATTGGCGTTGATGAGAAACATATTTATGAAGATGTCGAAGGAATCGAACATCACCTTAGTTGGGATGCAATAGACCGGATTGGTGACTTAGTTCAATTTTTTGAAGATGAACAGTCACGTGTTGAAGCATTAAAAGAAATACAAAAAAATAAAAGTGAAGATTAG
- the splB gene encoding spore photoproduct lyase: MKPFVPQLVYIEPKALEYPLGLELKEKFEKMGMEIRETTSHNQVRNIPGDNDLQKYRNAKSTLVVGIRKTLKFDTSKPSAEYAIPLATGCMGHCHYCYLQTTLGSKPYIRAYVNVDDIFEQAQKYMDERAPEITRFEASCTSDIVGIDHLTHTLKKTIEFIGKSEYGHLRFTTKYEHVDHLLDADHRGKTRFRFSINSDYVAKNFEPGTSTIEERINAAVKVVEAGYPLGFVLAPLYLHENWQEGYLEMFKKLDEKVPEKYRKDITFELIQHRYTKPAKKVIEKRYPKSKLEMDEEKRRYKWGRYGIGKYIYPKDEEAELRSTIEKYIENYFPESRVEYFT; this comes from the coding sequence ATGAAGCCTTTTGTTCCGCAATTAGTCTATATTGAGCCGAAAGCATTGGAATATCCCCTTGGGCTTGAACTCAAAGAAAAATTTGAGAAAATGGGTATGGAGATCCGTGAGACGACGTCCCATAATCAAGTTCGAAACATACCAGGTGACAATGACTTGCAAAAGTATCGAAATGCGAAATCAACGCTTGTAGTTGGCATACGCAAAACATTAAAGTTTGATACGTCCAAGCCATCAGCAGAGTATGCCATACCACTAGCTACAGGCTGTATGGGCCACTGTCATTATTGTTATTTGCAAACAACGTTAGGTAGTAAGCCGTACATTCGTGCCTATGTAAATGTCGATGATATTTTTGAACAAGCACAAAAATATATGGATGAACGTGCCCCAGAAATAACAAGGTTTGAAGCATCGTGTACGTCAGATATTGTTGGGATTGATCATTTAACGCATACATTAAAGAAAACGATAGAATTTATCGGGAAATCAGAATATGGTCATTTGCGATTCACGACAAAATATGAACATGTTGATCATTTATTGGATGCTGACCATCGTGGAAAAACGAGATTTCGCTTTTCTATCAATTCTGATTATGTTGCCAAAAACTTTGAACCTGGTACATCAACGATTGAAGAGAGAATTAATGCTGCAGTAAAAGTTGTCGAAGCAGGTTATCCTTTAGGGTTTGTACTTGCCCCGTTATATCTTCATGAGAACTGGCAGGAAGGCTACTTAGAAATGTTTAAGAAATTAGATGAAAAGGTTCCAGAAAAATACCGCAAAGATATTACGTTTGAATTAATTCAACATCGCTATACAAAGCCAGCGAAAAAGGTTATTGAAAAGCGCTACCCTAAATCGAAGTTAGAAATGGATGAAGAAAAAAGAAGGTACAAATGGGGAAGGTATGGGATTGGAAAATATATTTATCCAAAAGATGAAGAAGCAGAATTAAGATCAACGATTGAAAAATACATTGAAAATTATTTTCCTGAGTCACGAGTAGAATATTTTACGTAA